The proteins below are encoded in one region of Acidobacteriota bacterium:
- the tnpA gene encoding IS200/IS605 family transposase: MAHTFTQIYIQVVFAVAVRQSLIRPDFKEELQKYITGIVRKKGQKLIEINSMPDHTHMLIGLKPNIALSDLIRDVKSDSTEFIKRKGWIRGRFNWQEGFGAFSYSHSHLDSVIRYIRNQQKHHAKRSFRNEYLTLLKRFDIAYEPKYVFEFFTDE; encoded by the coding sequence ATGGCTCACACATTCACACAAATCTACATTCAAGTGGTCTTTGCCGTTGCCGTGAGGCAAAGCTTAATAAGACCAGACTTCAAAGAAGAGCTTCAGAAATACATCACCGGCATCGTTCGGAAAAAGGGGCAAAAGCTGATCGAGATAAACTCCATGCCGGATCACACTCATATGTTGATCGGCCTGAAGCCCAATATTGCGCTCTCTGATTTGATTAGAGATGTTAAGTCCGACTCGACCGAATTCATTAAGCGCAAAGGATGGATCAGAGGCAGGTTCAACTGGCAGGAAGGTTTCGGCGCGTTCTCCTACTCGCATTCGCACTTGGATTCGGTAATTCGGTACATTCGCAACCAGCAGAAGCACCATGCGAAGAGGAGTTTCAGGAATGAATACCTGACGTTGTTGAAGAGGTTCGATATTGCTTACGAGCCCAAATATGTTTTCGAGTTCTTTACTGATGAATAG
- a CDS encoding RNA polymerase sigma factor translates to MNEQDRKISEIVAEERSRLRNFIRRRVPDPSDVEDIVQEVFYELVEANRLLMPIDHVTGWLFRVARNRITDLFRKKKPETFSDAAPNKPGDEDGEVVRIEDLLPSPDAGPEALYVRGVLLDELELALDELPDEQREVFIAHELEGRSFKELSAESGVNINTLLSRKRYAVLHLRERLQSIYDEFTNK, encoded by the coding sequence ATGAACGAGCAAGACCGTAAAATCTCGGAAATCGTTGCGGAAGAACGATCCCGGCTGCGCAATTTCATCCGCCGGCGGGTGCCCGACCCTTCGGACGTCGAAGACATCGTGCAGGAGGTCTTCTACGAACTGGTAGAAGCCAATCGCCTGCTGATGCCGATCGATCACGTGACCGGCTGGCTTTTTCGCGTCGCGCGCAATCGCATCACGGACCTTTTCCGCAAGAAGAAGCCCGAGACCTTCAGCGACGCAGCGCCCAATAAACCGGGGGACGAAGACGGCGAGGTGGTACGGATCGAAGATCTGCTGCCATCGCCCGATGCAGGGCCGGAAGCGCTCTACGTCCGCGGAGTGCTTCTTGATGAGCTGGAACTTGCGCTCGACGAGCTGCCCGATGAGCAGCGTGAAGTATTCATAGCTCACGAACTGGAGGGGCGCAGCTTCAAAGAGTTGTCGGCCGAAAGCGGTGTGAACATCAACACCCTGCTCTCGCGCAAGCGGTACGCGGTGCTGCATCTGCGCGAACGATTGCAGAGCATTTACGACGAGTTCACGAATAAGTGA
- a CDS encoding PQQ-binding-like beta-propeller repeat protein, with amino-acid sequence MKSRLLTTVAAFCLCFSAVSVTRSANMAASTSDWPQWRGPQRNGISHESGFLKQWPAEGPKLLWQVNDIGDGYSTPAVVGTRIYLMSNLGKENEFVQALSIQDGKPIWTTRVGNVGNPQDFLYAKARSTPTVDGDFIYALSSDGDLACLETGSGKIRWQKSIKKEFDGKPGIWAYAESPLVDGDVVVVTPGGAQATLVALNKKTGAVIWKSAVPGGEQAGYASAIVVQAGGRKQYVQFLSKGIVGVDAKTGQFLWRYAEVVKGMAQMVTPVSRDGYVYGGAHGVGGGAVRLKADRGGVAAEQVYFARDLPNSIGGSVLVGDYLYGTAGTGLVAVEFTTGKVKWQSEGIGRGSVAYADGLLYLHGENGEVALVEATPEAYREKGRFTPPAQPQRKKLGPYPEKAWAYPVIANGRLYIRDNGTLWAYDIKASR; translated from the coding sequence GTGAAGTCACGATTACTAACTACCGTTGCAGCGTTTTGTTTGTGCTTCTCAGCCGTGTCCGTTACGAGGTCCGCCAACATGGCTGCTTCGACTTCCGACTGGCCTCAGTGGCGAGGCCCGCAACGTAACGGGATATCGCACGAGAGCGGCTTCCTTAAACAATGGCCGGCGGAGGGACCGAAACTGCTCTGGCAAGTGAACGACATAGGGGACGGCTATTCAACGCCGGCGGTTGTCGGAACGCGGATCTACCTGATGAGCAACCTTGGCAAGGAAAACGAGTTTGTTCAGGCTCTCTCAATTCAGGATGGAAAACCCATCTGGACAACGCGCGTCGGCAACGTAGGCAACCCTCAAGACTTTCTTTACGCGAAGGCTCGGTCCACCCCGACCGTTGACGGAGATTTCATCTACGCGCTGAGCTCGGACGGTGACCTTGCCTGCCTCGAAACCGGGAGCGGTAAGATTCGATGGCAGAAGAGCATCAAGAAAGAGTTCGACGGCAAGCCGGGGATATGGGCCTATGCAGAGTCTCCGTTGGTTGATGGTGACGTCGTTGTCGTAACCCCCGGCGGAGCGCAGGCCACGCTAGTGGCGCTTAACAAAAAGACGGGCGCGGTCATCTGGAAATCGGCGGTCCCGGGTGGCGAACAAGCGGGTTATGCATCGGCGATTGTCGTCCAAGCGGGTGGCCGAAAACAATACGTGCAGTTTTTGAGCAAGGGTATAGTCGGAGTTGATGCGAAGACGGGCCAGTTCCTCTGGCGCTACGCGGAGGTCGTCAAGGGTATGGCGCAAATGGTGACTCCAGTTTCGCGCGACGGATATGTGTACGGCGGGGCTCATGGCGTAGGAGGAGGAGCCGTCCGTCTGAAGGCGGATCGCGGAGGAGTCGCCGCGGAGCAGGTCTACTTCGCGCGCGACCTGCCGAACAGCATCGGTGGATCGGTGCTGGTTGGTGACTATCTTTACGGCACGGCGGGCACGGGGCTGGTGGCGGTTGAGTTCACTACGGGGAAGGTGAAATGGCAGAGTGAAGGGATCGGCAGGGGTTCGGTAGCCTACGCCGATGGGCTTTTATATCTTCACGGCGAGAATGGAGAGGTCGCGTTGGTGGAGGCGACCCCGGAGGCATATCGCGAAAAGGGCCGATTCACTCCGCCGGCTCAGCCGCAGCGCAAAAAGTTGGGGCCGTATCCGGAGAAGGCGTGGGCGTATCCGGTGATTGCTAATGGGCGGCTTTACATTCGGGATAACGGGACATTGTGGGCCTACGACATCAAGGCAAGCCGCTAG
- a CDS encoding PQQ-binding-like beta-propeller repeat protein: protein MSTIDESQREPAMSTNNADEPAPRKPLRLWPGVVAAVLLCVLRFVLPIVVPEATVFGVIGSALGALAIVVWWVFFSRAPWSERLGAIILMIVALFATSRLVHESIAGGAMGMLLYVLAVPVLSLALVAWALASRRLASGLRRASMVATILLVCGIFTLVRTGGTTSDVIGSDFHWRWTPTPEERLLAQAADEPTAPPPAPAAAETPKELPVAKAGDEQATLPAGPSTPKTEPATPAAVETGADWPGFRGPGRDSIIRGVRIETDWSKSPPVALWRRPIGPGWSSFAVRSDLLYTQEQRGDDEIVACYKVSTGEPVWRHRNAVRFWESNGGAGPRATPTLSNGRVYTFGATGVLNALDAGNGTVVWSRKVASDTDTKVPTWGFASSPLVVDDVVIVAAAGTLAAYDLATGKPRWVGPHHGGSYSSPQLVTIDGVAQILLLSPPGAISVAPADGALLWEYSWEGGAIVQPALTADGDVLINAMAMTGGMGTRRIVVAHGPGGWTVEERWTSNGLKPYFNDFVVHKGHAFGFDGSILACIDLEDGKRKWKGGRYGNGQLVLLPDQDLLLVLSEEGELALVAATTDKFTELARFPALDGKTWNHPVLVGDVLLVRNGQEMASFRLSLAGR, encoded by the coding sequence ATGAGCACCATCGACGAGTCACAACGCGAGCCCGCAATGAGCACCAATAATGCCGACGAACCGGCACCCCGGAAGCCGCTCCGCCTGTGGCCGGGCGTCGTCGCCGCGGTCCTGCTGTGCGTGCTGAGGTTTGTCCTCCCGATCGTCGTGCCCGAGGCCACTGTCTTCGGGGTGATTGGCTCGGCCCTCGGCGCGTTGGCGATTGTCGTGTGGTGGGTGTTCTTCAGCCGGGCACCCTGGTCCGAGCGCCTGGGCGCCATCATCCTGATGATCGTCGCGTTGTTCGCGACGTCGCGCCTCGTCCACGAGTCGATTGCTGGGGGCGCGATGGGGATGTTGCTCTACGTTTTGGCGGTCCCCGTCCTGAGCCTCGCCTTGGTGGCTTGGGCCCTAGCCAGCCGCCGCCTCGCCAGCGGACTTCGGCGCGCGTCGATGGTCGCCACCATCCTGCTCGTCTGCGGAATATTTACGCTCGTGCGCACCGGCGGCACCACCAGCGACGTCATCGGTTCGGATTTCCACTGGCGGTGGACGCCGACTCCCGAGGAACGGCTCCTGGCCCAAGCCGCAGACGAGCCGACGGCACCCCCGCCGGCTCCGGCAGCAGCGGAAACTCCTAAGGAACTGCCCGTGGCCAAAGCTGGCGACGAGCAGGCCACACTCCCAGCGGGTCCATCAACACCCAAGACCGAACCGGCCACTCCGGCCGCAGTTGAGACGGGAGCCGATTGGCCGGGCTTTCGCGGGCCCGGGCGCGACAGCATCATTCGCGGCGTGCGGATCGAGACGGACTGGTCGAAGTCGCCTCCGGTCGCGCTATGGCGCCGGCCGATCGGACCGGGCTGGTCATCCTTCGCGGTCCGCAGCGACCTCCTCTACACCCAGGAGCAGCGCGGTGACGACGAGATTGTCGCCTGCTACAAGGTTTCCACGGGCGAGCCGGTATGGAGACACCGCAACGCGGTCCGGTTCTGGGAGTCGAATGGCGGCGCCGGTCCGCGCGCGACGCCGACCCTCAGCAACGGTCGCGTCTACACATTCGGTGCGACCGGAGTTCTGAACGCGCTCGACGCCGGTAACGGCACCGTCGTGTGGTCGCGCAAAGTGGCGTCCGACACCGACACGAAGGTGCCGACGTGGGGCTTCGCGAGCTCGCCGTTGGTGGTCGACGACGTCGTCATCGTCGCCGCCGCCGGCACGCTGGCCGCCTACGACCTCGCCACCGGCAAGCCGCGCTGGGTCGGTCCTCATCACGGCGGGAGCTACAGCTCGCCACAGCTCGTGACGATCGACGGAGTCGCGCAGATCCTGCTGCTGAGCCCACCCGGCGCGATCAGCGTCGCGCCGGCTGACGGCGCGCTGCTTTGGGAGTACTCGTGGGAAGGCGGCGCCATCGTGCAGCCGGCCCTGACAGCGGACGGCGACGTCTTGATCAACGCGATGGCCATGACCGGAGGAATGGGCACGCGCCGCATTGTGGTCGCGCACGGACCCGGCGGATGGACAGTCGAAGAACGCTGGACGTCGAACGGGCTGAAGCCATACTTCAACGACTTCGTCGTTCACAAAGGCCATGCCTTCGGCTTCGACGGAAGCATCCTCGCGTGCATCGACCTCGAGGACGGCAAGCGCAAGTGGAAGGGCGGACGCTACGGCAACGGCCAGCTCGTCCTGTTACCCGATCAGGACTTGCTGCTGGTGCTATCCGAGGAGGGCGAGCTGGCGCTGGTCGCGGCGACCACCGACAAGTTCACGGAGCTCGCGCGGTTCCCGGCGCTCGACGGCAAGACCTGGAACCACCCGGTGCTGGTCGGCGACGTCCTGCTGGTTCGCAACGGCCAGGAGATGGCCTCGTTCCGGCTGTCCCTCGCGGGCCGCTGA
- a CDS encoding phytanoyl-CoA dioxygenase family protein has product MDDWFSVIDARCELSAGAVQDLRDVGFVVIPGPVAPDRLAQFAKAYDSAVLCAASDDVSIGSSTTRVHDFVNRGPEFDGLYVYEPVLEACCRIIGQPFKLSTMHARTVRPYSQAQNLHVDFSREVDGWPMVGFIMMVDEFRTDNGATRFVPGSHKWPTIPTDFPKDTSADYEGQVLACGPAGSVIVYNGSVLHGHTANRVGEPRRSIQGSYIRRDTEPGVNQAARIRPETLGRIGHLAKYVLAV; this is encoded by the coding sequence ATGGACGACTGGTTCAGCGTAATTGATGCGCGCTGCGAGCTGTCGGCGGGCGCTGTTCAAGACCTGCGCGATGTGGGTTTCGTCGTCATTCCTGGCCCGGTGGCGCCCGACCGGTTGGCGCAATTTGCCAAGGCTTACGATTCCGCCGTGCTCTGCGCGGCTTCGGATGACGTATCGATAGGTAGTTCGACAACCCGAGTCCACGACTTCGTCAATCGCGGCCCAGAATTCGATGGGCTGTACGTGTACGAACCCGTCCTGGAGGCGTGTTGTCGCATCATCGGTCAACCATTCAAGCTCAGTACAATGCATGCGAGAACTGTGCGACCGTACTCACAGGCACAAAATCTTCATGTGGACTTCAGCCGCGAAGTGGATGGCTGGCCGATGGTGGGGTTCATCATGATGGTGGATGAGTTTCGAACGGACAACGGGGCCACTCGTTTTGTGCCGGGTTCACACAAATGGCCCACAATTCCGACCGACTTTCCGAAGGATACATCTGCGGACTACGAGGGCCAAGTACTGGCGTGTGGCCCGGCGGGCTCAGTCATTGTCTACAACGGGTCCGTCTTGCACGGACACACGGCAAACAGGGTCGGCGAACCTCGGCGTTCAATACAAGGCTCCTATATCCGCCGTGATACCGAGCCGGGGGTCAACCAGGCTGCGCGCATACGTCCGGAGACTCTCGGTCGCATCGGTCACCTTGCGAAATACGTGTTGGCCGTCTAA
- a CDS encoding phytanoyl-CoA dioxygenase family protein — MSAQEIAGVKETLTTAQIHFFKDNGYLILDNLIEPPIVEEWQQAICKCFEVSSKDDDSLNIGRKKGQDFKFTSESSLGNHLRLSGVLKQLVGGTFEFASEDLIIIRPTSEQEWSMPRRGHIDRFLPSYRSRFMLGLTTYAYAVLPKGGGTIIWPKSHLSNWEYFQAFPDHHYGNGPEAGTGPVHERLSQRAVCEPIEFTAKPGTVLLWHSFMLHTASLNINKTPRMAIFCRWGQPLQPEQPRETFGDIWENWAI; from the coding sequence ATGAGCGCGCAAGAGATCGCTGGGGTCAAAGAGACACTGACAACAGCGCAGATTCACTTCTTCAAAGATAACGGTTACCTGATTCTTGATAATCTTATTGAGCCTCCAATCGTTGAGGAATGGCAACAGGCAATCTGTAAATGTTTCGAAGTAAGCTCCAAAGATGACGACTCTTTGAATATTGGCAGAAAGAAAGGGCAGGATTTCAAATTCACTTCAGAGTCCTCGCTCGGTAACCACCTTCGCCTGTCCGGAGTGCTCAAGCAGTTAGTAGGTGGTACTTTCGAATTTGCATCGGAAGACCTTATTATCATCCGGCCAACGTCGGAGCAAGAGTGGTCTATGCCCCGGAGGGGCCATATTGATCGCTTCTTACCGTCTTACAGGTCTCGTTTCATGCTTGGCCTCACGACATATGCCTACGCAGTGTTACCTAAAGGGGGCGGCACGATTATCTGGCCGAAAAGTCATCTCAGTAATTGGGAATATTTTCAAGCCTTTCCTGATCATCATTACGGCAACGGCCCTGAAGCGGGTACTGGCCCCGTCCACGAACGGTTATCGCAGCGTGCTGTGTGTGAGCCTATTGAGTTTACTGCCAAACCGGGAACGGTTTTACTCTGGCATAGTTTCATGCTGCATACTGCTTCCCTTAACATTAACAAAACACCTCGAATGGCCATCTTTTGCCGCTGGGGGCAACCGCTCCAACCCGAACAGCCACGTGAGACCTTCGGCGACATCTGGGAAAACTGGGCAATATAA